The genome window tATACTCTTATCATTTTTTAGGATCGTAATTgatacattgaaaaatatagacCCGAAAAGAAAATGCTATCGAATGACTGGAGGAGTTTTATGTGAACGTACTGTGGAGGATGTAATGCCTGCATTAGTAACAAATAAAGAACAGGTTAGAATTGTTCTATTTTTGTTCATTGttagttaaaataatttgcatgtataattttttatttttatacaattaaaaatacaatacaacattgaaaatttgtaGTTAATTAAAGTCATAGATGCCCTAAATGATCAGTTAACAAAAAAAGGGctcgaaataaatgaattcaaaGAGAAGCACAACATTAGAATTAGAGGACAACAGGATATGCAACAACGACAAGGTGAAGACAAAGATTCCAAAGAAGCAAAAAGAAGTGCTGTAGTTGTTAATTCACTATTAAgcaattattcataaaatcaaaattttctatttatgatACATTTCCTGCTTACATATAAATCACATTTTGGCACTTATTTATTACatcttcaaagataatattgtatttgaagtatataaatattcaattttttaatgattatgtattttttgatttttctttatggataaaaagtatataactttaaatacttgCTTTGGTCTTCCATAGccatcattttttattacaattcaATTTTAGGATTATTATCAAATCAATGTATAAATCAGTCACTGAAGAATagtaaattgaagaaaattcaaaattcatagtaaaaattttaaaatataaggaTTATATCACGGGTTGTAGTTATATGAAAAACCTGAGTTTCGAGGGTCGGAAAAATTTGGACGAAATCGAATGAGATCTTAATACTTTTGTATTGTTTGAGTTCTCAAAACTTTTGAGATCATCTGCTTGTGCTTATATTCCAAATTTAGTCGTGggatatcgaaaaatatgaGAGAATCGAGGTCTTATCAGATTCTTTACTTCTATGTttataaacgaaattattttaatcataaaaaagaattagaagttattttaattttgagaaagttttttaaatatttgattttatattattgtcatttctgttattaatcaaatattttgttgtttaccatttataagaaaatgcattaatt of Bombus pascuorum chromosome 6, iyBomPasc1.1, whole genome shotgun sequence contains these proteins:
- the LOC132908225 gene encoding probable prefoldin subunit 2; translated protein: MASDKKSGKSSKGTKSTTEILSEFQMLRNEQRAMANKLSEMEMELNEHKIVIDTLKNIDPKRKCYRMTGGVLCERTVEDVMPALVTNKEQLIKVIDALNDQLTKKGLEINEFKEKHNIRIRGQQDMQQRQGEDKDSKEAKRSAVVVNSLLSNYS